The proteins below are encoded in one region of Silene latifolia isolate original U9 population chromosome 2, ASM4854445v1, whole genome shotgun sequence:
- the LOC141641096 gene encoding uncharacterized protein LOC141641096: protein MNNSKSEIFFNGMQEDLQKDILAVSGFQEGTMPFKYLGVPIQPGKMSKKDCNCLIEKMVAKIRSLGAKKLSYAGRVVLINSVLNTLYNYWAAMFIIPKSVIKRVEAICRNFLWSSSSDYHRVPLVGWDRVTLPKDEGGLGIKKAELWNTASVGKLVNWLYIKPGRLWIKWVANVYLKGVEWHDYTPGSDTPWTWNRICKVKERIKSGFHDGLNLRTKLYAIGLCPDDDCILCGEQPETSDHLFSECRFTSKVKDSIADWIGKPMPDPTTLISANRNRLQWKASACVQTAFWYTIWFQRNNARHPLCVQRPDIIAQRIKRLIQRRIRSKMCNLESNGAID, encoded by the exons ATGAATAACAGTAAGTCAGAAATCTTTTTTAATGGGATGCAGGAGGACTTACAGAAGGACATCCTTGCTGTGTCTGGTTTCCAGGAAGGCACAATGCCTTTTAAATATCTGGGAGTACCCATACAGCCAGGGAAGATGAGCAAGAAGGACTGTAATTGCCTGATAGAAAAAATGGTGGCTAAAATTCGTAGCCTTGGTGCAAAGAAGCTATCATATGCAGGAAGAGTGGTTCTTATAAATTCAGTGCTTAACACTCTTTACAATTATTGGGCTGCCATGTTCATTATCCCAAAGAGTGTGATCAAAAGAGTAGAAGCCATCTGCAGGAACTTTCTATGGAGTAGCTCTTCTGATTACCACAGAGTTCCACTGGTGGGATGGGATAGAGTTACATTGCCAAAGGATGAAGGAGGTCTAGGAATTAAAAAAGCAGAGCTGTGGAATACTGCCTCAGTGGGGAAATTGGTGAATTGGCTATATATCAAGCCTGGCAGGCTTTGGATCAAATGGGTTGCTAATGTGTATTTAAAGGGAGTTGAATGGCATGATTATACTCCTGGAAGTGATACCCCCTGGACCTGGAATAGAATTTGTAAGGTTAAGGAAAGGATTAAGAGTGGTTTTCATG ATGGACTAAATCTTAGAACCAAACTATATGCTATTGGTTTGTGTCCTGATGATGACTGCATCTTATGTGGGGAACAGCCAGAGACAAGTGACCATCTCTTTTCAGAGTGCAGGTTCACTAGTAAGGTTAAGGATAGTATTGCAGATTGGATTGGTAAGCCAATGCCTGATCCTACTACATTAATATCTGCAAACAGGAACAGATTGCAATGGAAGGCTTCTGCGTGTGTTCAAACAGCATTCTGGTATACCATATGGTTTCAGAGAAACAATGCGAGACATCCGTTGTGTGTTCAGAGACCTGACATTATAGCACAAAGAATCAAGCGATTAATTCAGAGGAGAATTCGTAGCAAAATGTGTAATCTAGAAAGCAATGGTGCCATTGACTAG